In the Moraxella osloensis genome, one interval contains:
- a CDS encoding alpha/beta fold hydrolase, translated as MEEQRINLNGKNAKYYNIKNPTASQTAHFYGGNGFALGVYEPLLSDLAQHLNITALTMRGEWYDKPTADKMTREEDADVLIEFLQKTQDKPIIGIGHSQGATATTMAAAKRPDLFSALYLLEPVTFTNQQGKLYSLVPRMVKMTREPFKSTQVKQADWDSVDAYYQFLRRHKAYKRITDEHLLTYAKNSLEAGQSAELTLRFSPKQELANYFGTPLIMKPLQQLIADNKVPVQLIIGKPSMFISQQVRQMWDKFVPSEQMTVLNDYGHLLPLEAPELCAKLIFQKLKLTS; from the coding sequence ATGGAAGAACAACGCATCAATCTAAACGGCAAAAACGCCAAATACTATAACATCAAAAACCCCACCGCCAGCCAGACTGCCCATTTTTACGGCGGTAACGGCTTTGCCTTAGGCGTCTATGAGCCACTCTTGAGCGATTTAGCGCAACATCTTAACATCACCGCGCTAACCATGCGGGGGGAATGGTACGATAAACCGACCGCGGACAAAATGACTCGTGAAGAAGATGCGGATGTCTTAATCGAATTTTTGCAAAAAACACAGGACAAACCAATCATCGGTATCGGGCATTCTCAAGGGGCAACTGCCACCACCATGGCGGCTGCCAAACGCCCAGACTTGTTTAGCGCGCTTTATTTGCTTGAGCCTGTCACCTTTACCAATCAGCAAGGCAAGCTTTATAGTCTGGTGCCACGCATGGTGAAAATGACCCGAGAACCCTTTAAAAGCACCCAAGTCAAACAAGCCGACTGGGATAGTGTGGATGCGTATTATCAATTTCTTCGCCGTCATAAAGCGTACAAACGTATCACCGATGAACACCTTTTAACCTATGCCAAAAATAGTTTAGAGGCAGGTCAATCTGCTGAACTCACGCTACGTTTTTCACCCAAGCAAGAGCTCGCCAATTATTTTGGCACACCGCTGATTATGAAGCCATTACAACAACTGATTGCCGACAACAAAGTGCCTGTGCAGTTAATCATCGGTAAGCCGTCGATGTTTATCAGTCAACAAGTGCGCCAAATGTGGGATAAGTTCGTGCCCAGTGAGCAAATGACGGTGCTCAATGACTATGGACATTTACTGCCACTTGAAGCACCAGAATTATGCGCCAAGCTCATTTTTCAAAAGCTAAAGTTGACAAGCTAA